One region of Limnospira fusiformis SAG 85.79 genomic DNA includes:
- a CDS encoding J domain-containing protein, giving the protein MDDIDRYYQLLNVKPGASLEEIKQAYRTLALLWHPDRYPADSHIQYQATEKFKEINYAYDRLMTLLRDPNFSPYPVISPPPPTPPVTATPIQRPPRPPKVNPSEPETSDELIPWGWLTGAFFSYTLVGWILGYLDIYPGTWLLVPLVWVGLSLEASYGSQTQYPWLISLMIAGGIAGAIAGSQAGGLITAIAWAIAGTALGSIIGSDSNSRTIIWGFSFTGILAIAGWVAGAETGNGLGSLIGGIIGSSTGWIIGIISDAMFQVKKRGGVGSWFGFQLGAWLGAWSGAGSGAVRAAIANTGLDAIVGAWGAIAIIFGVVAQMVAGEKLLVSFNKFYTALILVSISGLGLTLGKLLSN; this is encoded by the coding sequence GTGGACGATATCGATCGCTACTATCAACTTCTGAACGTCAAACCTGGTGCTTCCCTAGAGGAAATCAAACAGGCTTATCGGACTCTAGCATTATTATGGCATCCCGATCGCTATCCGGCCGACTCCCATATTCAGTATCAAGCCACAGAAAAATTCAAAGAGATCAACTATGCTTACGATCGCCTCATGACCCTATTAAGGGATCCCAACTTCTCCCCTTACCCAGTCATCTCCCCGCCGCCACCCACCCCACCAGTAACCGCCACACCTATTCAGCGCCCACCAAGACCCCCGAAAGTCAATCCTAGCGAACCCGAAACCAGTGACGAACTCATCCCCTGGGGTTGGTTAACCGGGGCATTTTTCAGCTATACCCTAGTAGGTTGGATTTTAGGATATTTAGACATTTACCCAGGGACGTGGTTATTAGTCCCATTGGTTTGGGTAGGACTATCCCTAGAAGCCAGTTATGGTTCCCAGACCCAGTATCCTTGGTTAATTTCTCTGATGATAGCGGGAGGAATAGCGGGAGCGATCGCCGGAAGTCAAGCGGGGGGGCTAATTACCGCGATCGCCTGGGCTATAGCCGGAACTGCTTTAGGGTCAATTATCGGTTCCGATAGTAACTCACGCACGATTATTTGGGGGTTTAGCTTCACCGGAATTTTAGCGATCGCTGGTTGGGTAGCCGGGGCTGAAACCGGGAATGGTTTAGGATCTCTAATTGGGGGAATAATTGGTTCTTCGACTGGGTGGATAATTGGCATTATTTCTGATGCTATGTTTCAAGTCAAAAAACGCGGCGGCGTTGGTAGTTGGTTCGGATTTCAATTAGGAGCGTGGTTAGGAGCGTGGTCAGGAGCCGGGTCTGGGGCAGTCAGAGCGGCGATCGCCAACACCGGACTTGATGCGATCGTCGGCGCTTGGGGAGCCATTGCCATTATTTTTGGCGTAGTCGCGCAAATGGTAGCCGGGGAAAAATTATTGGTTTCCTTCAACAAATTTTATACCGCTTTGATATTAGTTTCGATTTCCGGCTTAGGATTGACATTAGGTAAACTTCTATCAAATTAA
- a CDS encoding flotillin family protein has protein sequence MNQKFVASLDKQNQEIVVLVAQAQIPTQGRNTNQLSDQIITALPIALSIFGVLVLIWFLNVFMQICKPSEVLILSGRKHRTKDGREVGYRVIFGGRAICIPILETVKTMDLRTMPVPVEVKNAYSKGGTPLNIQAIANVKISNDPEVVGNAIERFLDRDRSEISRVARETLEGNLRGVVSTLTPEQLNEDRLRFAEHIAEDVSRDLARLGLQLDTLKIQSVSDDVDYLNSIGRRQIALIARDAEIAESNAVAEAEQVEADCRRQSEVALSQARTFVQKKENELRKIRAELEQQARSEEERTIAAGKEARARAEQLLQTVRAELERLRLEADTVLPADAERQARELQARGNAAALAENARAAAEVNDLINAVWQEMGEDASELFYLQQIEMVLREAAQIPRRVGLEYVNVIDSGDGEAIAGLVRAYPEIFRQFLESVDRTLGINVSRTLGNTSRN, from the coding sequence ATGAATCAGAAATTTGTTGCATCTTTAGACAAACAGAACCAAGAAATAGTCGTCTTGGTAGCCCAGGCACAAATTCCGACTCAAGGAAGAAACACAAATCAGCTAAGTGATCAGATTATAACTGCCCTACCCATAGCCCTATCAATTTTTGGAGTATTGGTTTTAATCTGGTTTCTCAATGTCTTTATGCAGATTTGCAAACCCAGTGAGGTCCTGATTTTGTCTGGTCGCAAACACCGTACCAAAGACGGACGGGAGGTAGGTTATCGGGTGATTTTTGGTGGACGGGCTATTTGTATTCCCATTCTGGAAACCGTCAAAACCATGGACTTGCGGACAATGCCAGTTCCCGTTGAAGTCAAAAACGCCTACTCCAAAGGGGGAACACCCCTAAATATTCAAGCGATCGCCAATGTAAAAATCTCCAACGATCCTGAAGTCGTCGGAAATGCGATCGAAAGATTTTTAGACCGCGATCGCTCCGAAATTTCCCGCGTTGCTCGCGAAACCCTAGAAGGAAACCTGCGGGGAGTTGTTAGCACCCTCACCCCCGAACAGCTTAACGAAGACCGCCTACGGTTCGCTGAACATATCGCTGAGGATGTTTCCAGGGATTTAGCCAGATTAGGATTACAATTAGACACCCTCAAAATTCAGAGCGTCTCTGATGATGTCGATTATCTTAACTCCATCGGTCGGCGCCAAATTGCTCTCATTGCCAGAGATGCCGAAATTGCCGAATCTAATGCTGTCGCTGAAGCTGAACAGGTAGAAGCCGACTGTCGCCGCCAATCGGAAGTCGCCCTAAGTCAAGCCAGAACCTTTGTCCAAAAGAAAGAAAACGAACTGCGGAAAATTCGCGCCGAACTTGAACAGCAAGCTAGGTCCGAAGAAGAACGCACCATCGCTGCTGGTAAAGAAGCCCGCGCTAGGGCTGAACAACTCCTGCAAACTGTCCGCGCTGAGTTGGAAAGGTTACGACTCGAAGCTGATACCGTCCTACCTGCGGACGCGGAACGACAAGCTAGGGAACTGCAAGCCAGAGGTAATGCGGCTGCTTTAGCGGAAAATGCCCGCGCGGCGGCGGAAGTAAACGACCTGATTAACGCAGTTTGGCAGGAAATGGGCGAGGATGCTTCGGAACTGTTCTACTTACAACAAATCGAGATGGTATTGCGGGAAGCTGCCCAAATTCCCCGCCGGGTTGGTCTGGAATATGTCAATGTGATTGATAGTGGAGACGGAGAAGCGATCGCTGGTTTGGTTCGCGCCTATCCGGAAATTTTCCGTCAATTCCTCGAAAGTGTCGATCGCACTTTGGGAATTAATGTATCTAGGACTTTGGGGAACACAAGCAGAAATTAA
- a CDS encoding uracil-DNA glycosylase, which yields MSNQDQQLSLFDIPSLNQDPESVDFDLEEIPKNAHTPIPPGTYQTLAQIADHCNRCSRCQLGKNRTHAVIGRGNPTAPIMIIGEAPGQHEDEQGLPFVGRSGQLLDKILDSVGLSTDTEVYISNAIRCRPPENRTPTASELQACKPYLLEQIRLINPQIILLTGATAVKSLLGDKRPITKIRGQWFQWEGRQCMPIFHPAYLLRNSSRDVGKPKWLMWQDMQAVRQRLNEIQSH from the coding sequence ATGTCTAACCAAGACCAACAACTCAGCCTTTTCGATATTCCTAGTCTTAATCAAGACCCTGAGTCCGTAGATTTTGACCTAGAAGAAATTCCCAAAAATGCTCATACTCCCATACCGCCGGGAACCTATCAAACTCTTGCACAAATTGCTGATCATTGTAATAGGTGCTCGCGCTGTCAACTGGGAAAAAACCGCACTCATGCTGTGATTGGTCGTGGGAACCCCACCGCCCCCATTATGATTATCGGAGAAGCACCAGGACAACATGAAGATGAACAAGGTCTTCCTTTTGTGGGTAGATCTGGACAGCTTCTTGATAAGATTTTAGACTCCGTAGGACTTAGTACAGATACCGAAGTTTATATTTCTAATGCTATCCGCTGTCGTCCCCCGGAAAATCGCACCCCAACCGCTTCAGAACTCCAAGCCTGTAAGCCTTATCTATTAGAACAAATCCGCCTCATTAATCCTCAAATTATCCTCCTCACGGGGGCGACTGCAGTTAAGTCTCTTCTAGGAGATAAACGCCCGATTACTAAAATTCGCGGTCAGTGGTTTCAGTGGGAAGGTCGTCAATGTATGCCGATTTTTCACCCCGCATACCTACTCAGAAATTCCTCCCGAGATGTTGGTAAACCTAAATGGTTAATGTGGCAGGATATGCAAGCAGTACGTCAGAGGTTAAATGAGATCCAATCACATTAA
- a CDS encoding phosphoribosyltransferase, which translates to MSHTSHYISNGTAKDEPIMFPNPLFRDRTHAGEELAQVVIDKITTDSPGAMSPLVYALPRGGLPVAEPIARRLACPLSVIVAKKITQPDNPELALGAVTADGYVIWSNRRPSQFWESHSILRDAQEKAYSQWQEFATYCPSNSVKDNLIIVVDDGIATGMTMVAAIKALRSQKPGAIWICVPLAPIELVNSLQQLCDRLIILATPEVFLSVSRFYQEFDQVETTIAIACLQQQTEWLS; encoded by the coding sequence ATGAGCCACACCAGTCATTATATATCTAACGGGACTGCTAAGGATGAACCGATTATGTTCCCTAACCCACTATTTCGCGATCGCACCCATGCCGGGGAGGAACTAGCTCAGGTAGTTATTGATAAGATTACCACCGACTCCCCTGGGGCTATGAGTCCGTTGGTGTATGCTTTACCGAGGGGGGGTTTACCCGTGGCTGAACCGATAGCCCGCCGTTTGGCTTGTCCCCTCAGTGTAATTGTGGCTAAAAAAATCACCCAGCCAGATAATCCCGAGTTAGCATTAGGGGCTGTTACTGCTGATGGTTATGTGATTTGGTCTAACCGTCGTCCTAGCCAGTTTTGGGAAAGCCATTCTATTCTGCGTGACGCACAAGAAAAAGCCTATAGTCAATGGCAGGAATTCGCCACCTATTGTCCTTCTAATTCGGTTAAGGATAATTTAATTATAGTAGTTGATGATGGTATTGCTACGGGTATGACTATGGTAGCGGCGATTAAGGCTTTGCGATCGCAAAAACCCGGCGCTATTTGGATTTGTGTTCCCCTCGCACCTATCGAGTTAGTCAATTCTTTACAACAGTTATGCGATCGACTAATTATCCTAGCCACACCAGAAGTTTTCCTGAGTGTTAGCCGTTTTTATCAGGAATTTGACCAGGTGGAAACTACTATAGCGATCGCCTGTCTTCAGCAGCAAACAGAATGGTTATCTTAG
- a CDS encoding ATP-binding protein has product MKLDLRQFFRACNPAKTIDVGNPEERKYYINFSQVRGGTLIEQIARTISRLSPDSPTCQLFTGHIGSGKSTELLRLKAELEQQEFHVVYFESSKDLDMADVDITDILLAIARQVSESVESMNIKLNPTGFKNLIQGLLDVINTQINVKAELAIPGLSEPGEFSLTVGIGKLTAKAKDSRDLRSLLRQYLEPRTNNILEAINQELLLPAIQQLKQQGKAGLVVIIDNLDRIMNSKSATGRPQPEYLFIDRGDQLNQLQCHVVYTIPIGLIFSSDLGRLTSRFASEPKTLPMVPVKFPDGTPYPEGIEHLRKMVMVRAFPAIDLNNYTHLITKVFDSAETLDRLCIMSGGHVRTLLALLYSCLQQEDPPIVRSILENVIRQRSHQLLLAISSEEWQLLRQVAQTKKIMGLREYQTLLRSLWVFEYRHEDEYWFDINPVIAEAHQFNLIDL; this is encoded by the coding sequence ATGAAACTAGATTTACGCCAATTTTTTCGGGCGTGTAACCCCGCCAAAACCATAGACGTAGGGAACCCGGAAGAGCGAAAATATTATATCAATTTTTCCCAAGTTCGCGGAGGTACACTCATCGAACAAATTGCTCGCACCATTTCCCGTCTCTCCCCCGATAGCCCAACCTGTCAACTGTTTACCGGACATATCGGCTCGGGAAAATCGACAGAATTATTGCGCCTGAAAGCCGAATTAGAACAGCAGGAATTTCATGTAGTCTACTTCGAGTCCTCTAAAGACTTAGATATGGCTGATGTAGATATTACTGATATCCTGTTGGCGATCGCCCGTCAGGTCAGCGAAAGTGTAGAATCAATGAACATCAAACTGAACCCCACAGGCTTTAAAAACCTGATTCAGGGTTTACTTGATGTCATTAACACCCAAATTAATGTCAAAGCAGAACTGGCCATCCCTGGACTCTCGGAACCGGGGGAATTTTCCCTCACCGTCGGAATTGGTAAACTCACCGCTAAAGCCAAAGACTCCCGCGACCTGCGATCGCTATTACGACAATACCTCGAACCGCGCACTAATAATATCCTGGAAGCCATCAATCAAGAATTACTACTTCCAGCCATTCAACAACTCAAACAACAGGGAAAAGCCGGGTTAGTCGTCATTATTGATAACCTCGACCGGATCATGAATTCCAAAAGCGCCACCGGACGACCACAACCAGAATATTTATTTATCGATCGCGGCGACCAACTCAATCAACTTCAGTGCCATGTCGTTTATACTATTCCCATCGGGTTAATTTTCTCCAGCGACTTGGGACGACTAACCAGCCGATTTGCTAGTGAACCTAAAACATTACCCATGGTTCCGGTTAAATTTCCTGATGGTACACCATACCCAGAAGGTATTGAACATCTCCGAAAAATGGTCATGGTGCGAGCTTTTCCCGCTATTGACCTCAATAATTATACTCATTTAATTACTAAGGTTTTTGATAGTGCAGAAACTCTCGATCGCCTCTGTATTATGAGTGGTGGTCATGTCCGCACTTTACTCGCCCTCCTGTATAGTTGTTTACAACAAGAAGATCCACCTATTGTCAGGAGTATCTTGGAAAATGTCATCCGCCAACGTTCTCATCAGTTACTGTTGGCTATATCATCAGAAGAATGGCAACTCTTACGTCAGGTCGCCCAAACTAAAAAAATTATGGGTCTCAGGGAATATCAAACCCTCTTACGCAGTTTATGGGTCTTTGAATATCGCCATGAGGATGAATATTGGTTTGATATTAATCCAGTTATCGCCGAAGCCCATCAATTTAATCTGATTGACCTTTAA
- the yhdJ gene encoding adenine-specific DNA-methyltransferase, whose translation MFQRYQDDRNTIFHGDAIQILSSQIAANSVNLIFADPPYNIGKKFSKFHDQWNSEEDYINWSYQWLDECVRVLKPNGTLYVMTSTQSMPYFDIYLRQKMSILSRIVWHYDSSGVQAKKYFGSMYEPILHCVKDQKNYIFNSADIKVEAKTGAQRKLIDYRKPVPTQYNSEKVPGNVWYFPRVRYRMAEYENHPAQKPESLLERIILASTNTHDLVLDPFAGTFTTAAVAKRLGRISMSIESQEEYLKIGLRRVLGWQEYQGEKLLPPAKNQTKQNTNFPTNQFIQPSIFDADTTA comes from the coding sequence ATGTTTCAACGGTATCAAGATGATAGAAATACTATATTTCATGGAGATGCAATTCAGATTTTATCTAGTCAAATTGCAGCTAATTCTGTGAATCTGATTTTTGCAGATCCTCCCTACAATATAGGGAAGAAATTTTCCAAGTTTCATGACCAATGGAATTCCGAAGAAGATTATATCAATTGGTCATATCAATGGCTTGATGAATGTGTCAGGGTATTGAAACCTAACGGAACATTATATGTAATGACCAGCACTCAATCTATGCCATACTTTGATATTTACTTGCGGCAAAAAATGTCAATTCTTAGTCGTATTGTCTGGCATTATGATAGTTCTGGAGTGCAAGCAAAGAAATATTTTGGGTCTATGTATGAACCCATACTTCATTGCGTGAAAGACCAGAAAAATTATATTTTCAATTCAGCCGATATTAAAGTGGAAGCCAAGACTGGCGCACAACGTAAATTAATTGATTATAGAAAACCAGTACCTACTCAATACAACAGTGAAAAAGTGCCTGGTAATGTCTGGTATTTTCCCCGTGTAAGGTATCGCATGGCAGAATATGAAAATCATCCAGCACAGAAACCAGAATCATTGTTAGAAAGAATTATTCTAGCAAGTACCAACACACATGATTTGGTACTTGATCCCTTTGCTGGAACTTTTACCACTGCAGCCGTAGCTAAACGCTTAGGACGAATTTCTATGAGTATAGAATCTCAAGAAGAATATCTTAAAATTGGTCTAAGGCGGGTTTTAGGATGGCAAGAATACCAAGGAGAAAAGCTACTACCACCCGCGAAAAATCAGACTAAACAAAATACCAATTTTCCTACAAATCAATTCATTCAACCCAGTATTTTTGATGCCGATACTACAGCATGA
- a CDS encoding flotillin family protein, translated as MEIIIALLAALGLGSGATVFIIRNLYYICQPSEVLIFAGSRRSTENDRTVGYRLVKGGSSIRTPLLEQAFHMDLTNMIIELKVANAYSKGGIPLQVDGVANIKIAGEEPTIHNAIERLLGKTRQEIERIAKDTLEGNLRGVLASLTPEQVNGDKLAFAKSLLEEAEDDLQQLGLILDTLQIQNISDEVGYLDSIGRQQRAELFRDSRVAEAQAKADAAIRTAENHKMTQLKKLETEVEVSKAEAERRVADAMTKRAAVVAESESETAAEVARTQAEVSVQKERIKQVEQQLQADVVAPAEAECKKAIARARGDAAQIIEDGKAQAEGTRRLAESWKAAGPNAREIFLYQKLEVLLKTMASTVPEITVDSATIVDANKGNTASKMAAFLEELRQTTGIDVATAVQNWGGGSSQPQPASTAKNLKSARTNGQAVRRTNGAAPKPEDTTQSLQTEVKQLLDHVAQNTKNNAEAEEAIAQALRQYPNLKRRLQMVFKSQGTQAIRNMFNHPTIYIPTAMLQMWLEQD; from the coding sequence ATGGAAATTATCATCGCCTTATTAGCAGCCCTAGGTTTAGGAAGCGGAGCCACTGTATTTATTATCCGCAATCTCTACTATATTTGTCAGCCTAGCGAAGTGTTGATTTTTGCGGGTAGTCGTCGCTCAACAGAAAATGATCGCACTGTGGGATATCGCCTGGTGAAAGGTGGTAGCAGCATTCGGACACCCCTGTTAGAACAAGCCTTTCACATGGATTTAACCAATATGATTATTGAGTTAAAGGTGGCTAATGCTTACTCGAAAGGAGGCATTCCTTTACAGGTTGATGGGGTGGCGAATATTAAAATTGCTGGGGAAGAACCCACAATTCATAATGCGATCGAGCGTTTATTGGGGAAAACTCGCCAGGAAATTGAACGCATTGCTAAAGATACTCTGGAAGGAAACCTGCGCGGGGTGTTAGCCAGCCTTACCCCTGAACAGGTCAATGGGGATAAATTGGCTTTTGCTAAAAGTCTCCTCGAAGAAGCTGAAGATGATTTACAACAACTGGGGTTGATTTTGGATACTCTCCAAATTCAAAATATTTCCGATGAGGTGGGGTATCTTGACTCGATTGGACGACAACAACGGGCGGAATTGTTTAGAGATTCTCGTGTTGCTGAAGCACAAGCTAAGGCTGATGCTGCTATCCGTACTGCGGAAAATCATAAAATGACTCAGTTGAAAAAGTTGGAAACTGAGGTAGAGGTATCTAAGGCGGAAGCTGAACGCCGGGTGGCTGATGCTATGACTAAACGGGCGGCGGTGGTCGCAGAGTCGGAGTCGGAAACAGCCGCTGAGGTCGCTAGGACTCAGGCTGAGGTCTCTGTTCAAAAAGAAAGGATTAAGCAGGTAGAACAGCAACTACAAGCTGATGTGGTCGCACCAGCAGAAGCGGAATGTAAAAAGGCGATCGCTAGGGCGCGTGGGGATGCTGCCCAAATTATTGAAGATGGGAAAGCTCAAGCTGAAGGTACACGACGGCTGGCTGAGTCCTGGAAAGCAGCCGGTCCTAATGCTCGGGAAATTTTCCTTTATCAGAAGTTGGAAGTCTTACTAAAAACTATGGCTTCTACTGTTCCTGAAATTACTGTTGATAGTGCTACTATTGTTGATGCTAATAAGGGGAATACAGCTTCTAAAATGGCTGCGTTTTTGGAAGAGTTGCGCCAAACTACCGGTATTGATGTGGCGACGGCTGTCCAAAATTGGGGCGGCGGTTCTTCTCAACCTCAACCTGCTTCAACAGCTAAAAATCTCAAATCTGCCCGCACTAATGGTCAAGCTGTACGCCGCACTAATGGCGCTGCACCTAAGCCAGAAGATACTACACAAAGCCTACAGACCGAGGTTAAACAACTACTTGATCATGTCGCACAAAATACTAAGAATAATGCTGAGGCTGAAGAGGCGATCGCTCAGGCTTTGCGACAGTATCCTAACCTCAAGCGTCGTTTACAGATGGTTTTCAAGTCTCAGGGAACTCAGGCGATCCGAAATATGTTTAATCACCCTACTATCTACATCCCTACCGCTATGCTGCAAATGTGGCTAGAACAGGATTAG
- a CDS encoding shikimate dehydrogenase — protein MIKGTTKLLGIVGYPVEHSMSPIMHNAAIAHLGVDYVYVPFPVAPDQLASAYRGFQAIGVQGFNLTIPHKQAIIPLLDNVSKLATAVGAVNTVWYSDKGWSGTNTDVAGFLAPLKDLNFPNWHEKIAVILGNGGASRAVVAGCAELGMAEIHIVGRNPQKLEEFRQSWLHSPLPIKVNVHDWQELNPLIKQADLLVNTTPVGMSPHIDRSPVDAENFEGLKSGAIAYDLIYTPRPTRFLQLAKNQGAVAIDGLEMLIQQGAAALEIWLQQPIPISVMRQSLIIDN, from the coding sequence ATGATTAAAGGGACAACCAAACTATTAGGAATTGTTGGCTATCCTGTGGAACATTCTATGTCCCCAATTATGCACAACGCCGCGATCGCTCATCTCGGCGTTGATTATGTCTATGTACCCTTTCCAGTGGCTCCTGACCAGTTAGCATCAGCTTATCGAGGCTTTCAAGCTATCGGTGTTCAGGGATTTAATCTCACCATTCCCCACAAACAAGCCATTATTCCCCTACTAGATAATGTGTCTAAATTAGCCACAGCAGTAGGGGCAGTTAATACCGTTTGGTACAGTGATAAAGGTTGGAGTGGTACTAATACAGATGTAGCGGGTTTCTTGGCTCCTCTCAAGGATTTAAACTTCCCCAATTGGCATGAAAAAATCGCCGTAATTTTAGGCAATGGCGGCGCGTCTAGGGCCGTAGTCGCTGGTTGTGCTGAATTGGGAATGGCAGAAATTCATATCGTCGGCAGAAACCCCCAAAAGTTAGAAGAATTTAGGCAAAGTTGGCTACATTCTCCCCTTCCTATTAAGGTTAATGTTCATGATTGGCAGGAATTAAACCCCTTAATTAAACAAGCCGATTTATTGGTAAATACTACCCCGGTGGGAATGTCTCCCCATATCGATCGCTCTCCGGTAGATGCCGAAAATTTTGAGGGTTTAAAATCTGGGGCGATCGCCTACGATTTGATTTACACTCCCCGCCCTACCCGCTTTTTACAACTGGCTAAAAATCAAGGTGCTGTGGCGATCGATGGCTTAGAAATGCTGATTCAACAAGGAGCCGCCGCCCTGGAAATTTGGCTACAACAACCCATCCCGATCTCAGTAATGCGTCAATCTTTAATCATCGATAATTGA
- a CDS encoding GNAT family N-acetyltransferase, producing MSEILVTGYTIRSGSTRDRSLLVKFMNRTYRELYPDQDFSHLANTVEQYFSPQTPLWWVEMSGGPNITPIACLWMGTAINQVTGDRISHIFLVYVHPEHRRRGIGAALMNYGEQWTQTRGDRQISLQVFTNNKPALSLYEKLGYQPQSLGLVKQL from the coding sequence GTGTCTGAAATTTTGGTCACCGGTTATACTATCCGTTCTGGATCTACTCGCGATCGCTCTTTGTTGGTTAAGTTCATGAATCGCACCTATCGGGAATTGTACCCCGATCAGGATTTCTCTCACCTGGCGAACACTGTAGAACAGTATTTCTCACCCCAAACCCCTCTCTGGTGGGTGGAAATGTCCGGCGGTCCAAATATCACCCCGATCGCCTGTTTATGGATGGGAACTGCTATTAATCAGGTGACAGGCGATCGGATTTCTCATATTTTTCTGGTTTATGTTCACCCAGAACATCGACGACGGGGAATTGGGGCGGCTTTGATGAATTATGGGGAACAATGGACTCAAACCAGAGGCGATCGCCAAATCAGTTTACAGGTTTTTACTAACAATAAACCCGCTCTGAGTTTGTATGAAAAATTGGGCTATCAACCTCAATCTTTGGGTTTAGTTAAGCAGCTCTAA
- a CDS encoding ubiquitin conjugating protein, translating into MLRIDTILGQIPRQKLTRLWGLCYSLGNRTQGVPLSISQNQGYNPDYVAVIIII; encoded by the coding sequence TTGTTAAGAATTGATACAATTTTAGGGCAAATACCTCGCCAAAAGTTGACGAGATTATGGGGGTTATGCTATTCTCTAGGAAATCGCACCCAAGGGGTTCCTCTGTCTATTTCCCAAAATCAAGGCTACAACCCTGATTATGTGGCGGTTATAATTATTATCTGA
- a CDS encoding aminotransferase class V-fold PLP-dependent enzyme, with protein MNKSLETHRQHFPALENKAYFNYGGQGPLPQVSMDKIIKSYQFVQECGPFSQKVNSWVQQELGLTREAIASELGVQSATITLTEDVTVGCNIALWGIDWQRGDHLLISDCEHPGVVATVGELVRRFQIEVSVCPLLETLNEGDPVEAIASRIKSNTRLVVISHILWNTGQVLPLTAIMQACKAASGGVRVLVDAAQSVGVLPLNLAESGVDFYGFTGHKWLCGPEGLGGLYVSPDAVSDLSPTFIGWRGIEVDERGTPTNWKSDGRRYEIATSAYPLMVGLREAIAIHNQWGTATERYQQICNLSQYLWERLSELPQIDCLRTSPPESGLVSFKVTQSLPHPQIVRALESENILVRTILDPDCIRACVHYFTQPSEIDELITCLAKISGGG; from the coding sequence ATGAACAAGTCATTAGAAACCCACCGACAACATTTTCCAGCTTTGGAGAATAAGGCATATTTTAACTATGGGGGACAGGGACCCTTGCCACAAGTCTCGATGGATAAGATTATCAAATCCTATCAGTTTGTCCAGGAGTGTGGTCCTTTTTCCCAAAAGGTAAATAGCTGGGTTCAGCAGGAGTTAGGCTTAACACGGGAGGCGATCGCCTCTGAGTTAGGGGTACAATCTGCAACTATTACCCTGACGGAAGATGTGACCGTAGGCTGTAATATTGCCCTATGGGGGATTGATTGGCAACGAGGAGATCATCTATTAATCTCGGATTGTGAACACCCAGGGGTAGTGGCCACGGTGGGGGAATTGGTGCGGCGGTTTCAGATAGAGGTATCTGTCTGTCCCCTGTTAGAGACTTTAAATGAGGGTGATCCGGTAGAGGCGATCGCATCTCGAATCAAATCCAACACTCGCCTGGTAGTAATTAGTCATATCTTATGGAATACAGGACAGGTTTTGCCTCTCACCGCGATTATGCAAGCCTGTAAAGCCGCTTCAGGAGGGGTTAGGGTATTGGTGGATGCGGCGCAGTCTGTAGGGGTTCTGCCGTTAAATTTAGCGGAATCTGGAGTAGATTTTTATGGTTTTACGGGTCATAAATGGTTATGTGGTCCAGAGGGTTTAGGGGGTTTATATGTCAGTCCTGATGCTGTATCAGATCTGAGTCCTACTTTTATCGGGTGGCGGGGTATTGAAGTTGACGAAAGGGGAACACCGACTAATTGGAAATCTGACGGAAGACGCTATGAAATAGCCACCTCAGCTTATCCTTTGATGGTGGGTTTACGAGAGGCGATCGCTATTCATAACCAATGGGGAACTGCCACCGAACGTTATCAACAAATTTGTAATCTTAGCCAATACCTATGGGAACGTTTATCAGAACTTCCCCAAATTGATTGTTTACGCACTTCTCCACCAGAATCGGGTTTAGTATCATTTAAAGTTACCCAAAGTCTCCCCCACCCACAGATAGTCAGAGCCTTAGAATCGGAAAATATTTTAGTGCGAACTATCCTCGACCCCGACTGTATTCGCGCCTGCGTTCATTATTTCACTCAGCCATCAGAAATTGATGAACTGATTACTTGTCTGGCTAAAATATCGGGTGGCGGCTAA